The Eleftheria terrae genome has a window encoding:
- a CDS encoding VCBS domain-containing protein: protein MTKPSWKNKPLASALPRAWALEARLMFDAAAVVEATERVAAAEAAQDAAGHPEAAAPAAPPAAPPLFVLEAPALPPDAGQKLQQAIESASTQVQAFLQQPDAAARLAELFHGGEASRSEAWSSALADLQAGAAQGWGLELRLLSSGQLNGALGAFAADGPQGRPVVLLNADWLAGSASVDALTRVLVEETGHAIDARLNAGADTAGDEGEAFASQVLRFDLSAGALERIGQENDHASVLIDGRAYAVEEASVTFTQVYRITPTSLSEEANGFRTDASALAGSNFRFTSGNPSDPYFSGNNVTGTLSYVDGSGTLRSISGVVSRLVKTGSTVNGLYFYAPGADGAIGTGDDSAYVLRVNDSFNFTGNTNYGTSSDPVDSAMNRFIAPNSAPVAVNDSALASEDGSVSGNVLSNDSDLNADTLRVTSFKVGTTTYTVASGGSATAVLAGVGTLTLNSDGSFVFTAAADYSGAVPVVSYTASDGTATATGTLSVGITPVNDAPAGADRSITLAEGGSYTFVAGDFGFSDPRDNPSHALQSVRITSLPSAGTLTLNGNAVTAGQEIAAADLGRLVFTPVGGASGAAYASFTFQVRDNGGTAGGGVDLDATPNTVVFNVTAVNQAPSAGGDTATAVEAGGVANGTPGTDPSGNVLANDSDPDAGDALVVGAVTGAAGGSVAPAPSSSAASNPAVVSGLYGTLRMGADGSYVYQVNNTLAAVQALRNSSNTLVDTFTYVAKDASGASSTSTLTVTVRGANDAPVAANDRNVAKEAGPTPAVYPGSDATGNVLANDNDVDTGDSKTVLQLIASATAAATGSSSGTQITVGSVGTPGNTSGVDVGDVLHVTANGTVLYDKNPASLANRVTVTAISGTTITLNRSVSIPAGASIQFWAPNPGGQINGSNYYTTTGQSSTSVPASSTLSLSNISGTVLVGMTVNGTGAGSAPTVTAVDYTTGQITLSAAVSLSSSTALTFNMAAGSNIQGQRGVLSLGANGSYTYHITNNSLAAGQTATETFTYQMTDASGLRSSAVLSITIEGTTNDTEPDARADAVVAVEAGGVANGTPGVDPAGNLLTGAGTSGAVADVGSGLSLTRVWSEDATSLPTATNVQPGSTEVNGTSLVGRYGTLRIGADGSYRYTVDNTAAAVQALRGSSDTLREVFFYRVENGSGSDVASFAVTVQGANDTPAATADTTTAEASSQAAPGRDPAGNVLANDSDVDAGDSLSVLRASAGAGAPATAVTPGSSSSSGGTTLNGLYGVLVIGADGSYRYTVDSNNASVKALAAAGTLTDTFTYEAVDANGLSSVAALTVTVGGAADAPVNTLPPSHSQYDYEAAAIPGVSVADVDGDLASVTLTVRSGSLSVGSGAGQVSGNGSASLTLTGTQAEINGLLATLSYQASNSFSGEDRLTLVSTDASGQADSDSMSITVSPDPRPLSVSSPTVNEASPYLVFTVSGAAGQRALLTLGASGTGSGHATLGTDTAPALEFHDGSDWVGYNGGYVVLPGSGELLVRVAVLQDAADEGAETLQLSARNAAGVSAAGLGTLTDQGSGDVLLPDGSNDSAAVRDDDRPLTVGGATVNEASGHVIFKVSGAAGQSVDLGLRNGTAGNADHGQALEVYDPAANGGQGAWVAYGAGLVLPGSGELLVRTTITADTAYEGAETFGLVARTTGGGEAVGIAAIVDDGSGDVFLPGNITGTPNTAVDPGYPELDDDRPLSVSSPTVNEGSPHAVFTVTGNAGQRIELTLTAGSATGGGIDFGNGGLEVSVDGGLNWLLYTTAVAVPAQGQILVRTSITNDAVADNGETFTLAARPVGGLAASGTATIKDDGTGDVYGPNGTVDPSAAKDDDRPVAVSSPTVNEGSPYAVFTVSGVAGQSVSLVLGAGTAAGAGVDFGSSALEVSLDGGTTWTAYTSAVTLPNGGALLARTSITNDGIADNNETFTLTATPAGGTASVGTATIKDDGTGDIFGPNGTVDLSASKDDDRAITVSSPTVNEGSPHAVFTVTGIAGQSLSLALGAGTAAGAGVDFGGSALEVSLDGGTSWTAYTAAVTLPAGGVLLARTSITNDNIADNNETFTLTATPAGGVASVGTATIKDDGTGVIYGPNGTVDPSASKDDDRALTVSSPTVNEGSPHAVFTVTGIAGQSLSLSLGAGSATGTGVDFGGSALEVSLDGGTTWTAYTAAVTLPAGGALLARTSITNDNIADNNETFTLTATPAGGAASVGTATIKDDGTGDVYGPNGTVDPSASKDDDRALTVSSPTVNEGSPHAVFTVTGIAGQSFSLTLGASSATGTGVDFGGSALEVSLDGGTTWTAYTAAVTLPAGGVLLARTSITNDNIADNNETFTLTATPAGGTASVGTATIKDDGTGDIFGPNGTVDLSASKDDDRAITVSSPTVNEGSPHAVFTVTGIAGQSLSLALGAGTAAGAGVDFGGSALEVSLDGGTSWTAYTAAVTLPAGGVLLARTSITNDNIADNNETFTLTATPAGGVASVGTATIKDDGTGVIYGPNGTVDPSASKDDDRALTVSSPTVNEGSPHAVFTVTGIAGQSLSLSLGAGSATGTGVDFGGSALEVSLDGGTTWTAYTAAVTLPAGGALLARTSITNDNIADNNETFTLTATPAGGAASVGTATIKDDGTGDVYGPNGTVDPSASKDDDRALTVSSPTVNEGSPHAVFTVTGIAGQSLSLTLGASSATGTGVDFGGSALEVSLDGGTTWTAYTAAVTLPAGGVLLARTSITNDNIADNNETFTLTATPAGGAASVGTATIKDDGTGDIYGPNGTVDPSASKDDDRAVAVSSPTVNEGSPHAVFTVTGVAGQSVSLTLGAGSATGTGVDFGGSALEVSLDGGTTWTAYTSAVTLPAGGVLLARTSITNDGIADNNETFTLTATPAGGAASVGTATIKDDGTGDVYGPNGTVDPSASKDDDRAITVSSPTVNESSPHAVFTVTGIAGQSLSLSLGAGSATGTGVDFGGSALEVSLDGGTTWTAYTAAVTLPAGGVLMARTSITNDGIADNNETFTLTATPAGGAASVGTATIKDDGTGDVYGPNGTVDPSASKDDDRAITVSSPTVNESSPHAVFTVTGIAGQSLSLSLGAGSATGTGVDFGGSALEVSLDGGTTWTAYTAAVTLPAGGVLLARTSITNDSIADNNETFTLTATPAGGAASVGTATIMDDGTGDVYGPNGTVDPSAPKDDDRALTVSSPTVNEGSPHAVFTVTGIAGQSLSLSLGAGSATGTGVDFGGSALEVSLDGGTTWTAYTAAVTLPAGGVLLARTSITNDSIADNNETFTLTATPAGGAASAGTATLKDDGTGTIYRPDGTVDAAALRDDDRPLAVTNPTVNEASPYVLFTITGAADQRVQLATLAGSADGNDYGGLDPALPRLEVYVGDAWVAYLPGSWVTLQDNGRLLVRTAVTNDSLDEGAHSFALSAQATGGAVASGAATIDDHGSGDVYLAQNTSGEANLPGDAGFPALDDDRPSPAPVPVPAPLPVPETAPVPAAGPLPAAPVEVALPAAFAPPQAFELPQALLPSALPSNLLSVDAAYAATVAARTFDADHSDVGDIYTRSSGFRAMVTPAAQPSLQVFRGVEDQLVPAAPVLRLQVPADAFVHTDANESLQLVATLADGRPLPRWLRFDGKAGVFIGEPPAGEELDLRLKVTARDTQGREATVLFRVKSAERGGSLGRPALTSQLLRGEALAQTGQGREWHSVRQPLRLRG from the coding sequence ATGACCAAGCCCTCCTGGAAGAACAAGCCCCTGGCCTCCGCGCTGCCGCGTGCCTGGGCCCTCGAAGCCCGCCTGATGTTCGACGCCGCGGCGGTGGTGGAAGCGACCGAGCGGGTGGCGGCCGCGGAGGCAGCGCAGGATGCAGCCGGCCATCCCGAGGCGGCTGCCCCGGCGGCCCCGCCCGCCGCGCCGCCGCTGTTCGTGCTCGAGGCGCCGGCATTGCCACCGGACGCGGGGCAGAAGCTGCAGCAGGCGATCGAGAGCGCCTCGACGCAGGTCCAGGCCTTCCTCCAGCAGCCCGATGCGGCCGCCCGGCTGGCGGAGCTGTTCCACGGCGGGGAGGCGTCGCGCAGTGAAGCATGGTCGTCCGCGCTGGCCGACCTGCAGGCCGGCGCTGCCCAGGGCTGGGGCCTGGAGCTGCGCCTGCTGTCGAGCGGCCAGTTGAACGGCGCGCTCGGCGCCTTTGCGGCGGACGGGCCTCAGGGCCGGCCCGTGGTCCTGCTCAATGCCGACTGGCTTGCGGGCAGCGCCAGCGTGGACGCCCTCACCCGGGTGCTGGTGGAAGAAACCGGGCATGCCATCGACGCGCGGCTCAATGCCGGCGCCGACACCGCCGGCGACGAGGGCGAGGCCTTCGCCAGCCAGGTCCTGAGGTTCGACCTGTCGGCCGGCGCGCTGGAGCGCATCGGCCAGGAAAACGACCATGCCAGCGTGCTCATCGACGGCCGGGCCTACGCGGTGGAGGAGGCGTCGGTCACCTTCACCCAGGTCTACCGCATCACGCCGACCTCACTGAGCGAGGAAGCCAATGGTTTCCGCACCGATGCCTCGGCCCTGGCCGGCAGCAATTTCCGCTTCACCTCGGGCAACCCGAGCGACCCCTACTTCTCCGGCAACAACGTCACCGGCACGCTGTCCTATGTGGACGGCAGCGGCACCCTGCGCTCCATCAGCGGCGTGGTGAGCCGGCTGGTGAAGACCGGCAGCACGGTCAACGGCCTGTACTTCTACGCACCGGGGGCCGACGGCGCCATCGGCACCGGCGACGACTCGGCCTACGTGCTGCGGGTGAACGACAGCTTCAATTTCACCGGCAACACCAACTACGGCACCAGCAGCGACCCGGTCGATTCGGCGATGAACCGATTCATCGCGCCGAACAGCGCGCCCGTGGCCGTCAACGACAGCGCGCTGGCTTCCGAAGACGGCAGTGTCAGCGGCAATGTCCTGAGCAACGACAGCGACCTGAATGCCGACACGCTGCGGGTGACCTCCTTCAAGGTCGGCACCACCACCTATACGGTGGCCAGCGGCGGCAGTGCCACTGCCGTGCTGGCCGGCGTCGGCACCCTGACGCTCAACAGCGATGGCAGCTTCGTTTTCACCGCCGCGGCCGACTACAGTGGTGCGGTGCCGGTGGTGAGCTACACGGCGAGCGACGGCACTGCCACGGCCACCGGCACCCTGAGCGTCGGCATCACGCCGGTCAACGACGCGCCGGCTGGCGCCGACCGCAGCATCACGCTTGCCGAGGGCGGCTCCTACACCTTCGTGGCCGGCGACTTCGGCTTCAGCGATCCGCGGGACAACCCGTCGCATGCGCTGCAATCGGTGCGCATCACCAGCCTGCCGTCGGCCGGCACGCTGACCCTGAACGGCAATGCCGTGACGGCCGGGCAGGAGATCGCAGCGGCCGACCTGGGCCGCCTGGTCTTCACGCCGGTGGGCGGCGCCAGCGGGGCGGCCTATGCCAGCTTCACCTTCCAGGTGCGCGACAACGGCGGCACCGCCGGGGGCGGTGTCGACCTCGATGCGACGCCCAACACCGTGGTGTTCAATGTCACCGCCGTGAACCAGGCGCCTTCGGCCGGCGGCGACACCGCCACGGCAGTGGAAGCCGGCGGCGTCGCCAATGGCACGCCCGGCACCGACCCGAGCGGCAACGTCCTGGCCAATGACAGTGACCCGGACGCGGGCGACGCCCTGGTGGTCGGCGCCGTCACCGGGGCGGCCGGCGGCAGCGTGGCACCCGCGCCGTCGAGCAGCGCCGCGTCGAACCCGGCGGTGGTCAGCGGCCTCTACGGCACCCTGAGGATGGGCGCCGACGGCAGCTACGTCTACCAGGTCAACAACACGCTGGCGGCGGTGCAGGCCCTGCGCAACAGCAGCAACACCCTGGTCGACACCTTCACCTACGTCGCGAAGGATGCGAGCGGCGCCAGCTCCACCAGCACCCTCACCGTGACGGTGCGCGGCGCCAACGACGCGCCGGTGGCCGCGAACGACCGCAATGTGGCCAAGGAAGCGGGCCCGACGCCGGCGGTCTACCCCGGCTCGGACGCGACCGGCAATGTGCTGGCCAACGACAACGACGTGGACACCGGCGACAGCAAGACCGTGCTGCAACTGATTGCCAGCGCCACCGCCGCAGCCACCGGCTCCAGCAGCGGCACCCAGATCACGGTGGGCTCGGTGGGAACACCGGGCAACACCAGCGGCGTCGACGTCGGTGACGTGCTGCACGTCACCGCCAACGGCACGGTGCTCTATGACAAGAACCCGGCCAGCCTGGCCAACCGCGTGACCGTCACCGCGATCTCGGGCACCACCATCACGCTGAACCGATCGGTGAGCATCCCGGCAGGCGCGAGCATCCAGTTCTGGGCGCCCAACCCGGGCGGCCAGATCAATGGCAGCAACTACTACACCACCACGGGCCAGTCGTCCACCAGCGTGCCGGCGTCCTCGACGCTGTCGCTGTCGAACATCAGCGGCACGGTGCTGGTCGGCATGACGGTCAACGGCACCGGCGCGGGCAGCGCGCCGACCGTGACGGCGGTGGACTACACCACCGGCCAGATCACGCTGAGCGCCGCGGTGAGCCTGTCCAGCAGCACCGCGCTGACGTTCAACATGGCCGCCGGCAGCAACATCCAGGGCCAGCGCGGCGTGCTCAGCCTGGGCGCGAACGGCAGCTACACCTACCACATCACCAACAACAGCCTGGCTGCGGGGCAGACCGCCACCGAAACCTTCACCTACCAGATGACGGACGCGAGCGGCCTGCGCAGCTCTGCCGTGCTGTCCATCACCATCGAAGGCACCACCAATGACACCGAGCCTGACGCACGCGCCGACGCCGTGGTGGCCGTGGAGGCCGGCGGGGTGGCCAACGGCACGCCGGGGGTGGATCCGGCCGGCAACCTGCTCACCGGCGCAGGCACCAGCGGCGCGGTGGCCGATGTGGGCAGCGGGCTGAGCCTGACGCGCGTCTGGTCGGAAGACGCCACCAGCCTGCCAACGGCCACCAACGTGCAGCCGGGCAGCACCGAGGTCAACGGCACCAGCCTGGTGGGCCGCTACGGCACGCTGCGCATTGGCGCTGACGGCAGCTACCGGTACACGGTGGACAACACAGCTGCCGCGGTGCAGGCCTTGCGCGGCAGCAGCGACACCCTGCGCGAGGTGTTCTTCTACCGCGTGGAGAATGGCAGCGGCAGCGATGTCGCCTCGTTCGCTGTCACGGTGCAGGGCGCCAACGACACGCCAGCGGCGACGGCCGACACCACTACCGCCGAGGCAAGCAGCCAGGCCGCTCCCGGCCGCGATCCGGCGGGCAATGTGCTGGCCAACGACAGCGACGTCGATGCCGGCGACAGCCTGTCGGTGCTGCGTGCGTCGGCCGGCGCCGGCGCGCCGGCCACCGCGGTGACGCCGGGCAGCTCGAGCAGCTCCGGCGGCACCACCCTCAACGGGCTCTACGGTGTGCTGGTGATCGGCGCCGACGGCAGCTATCGCTACACCGTCGACAGCAACAACGCGAGCGTGAAGGCACTCGCTGCAGCCGGCACGCTGACCGACACCTTCACCTATGAGGCCGTCGACGCCAATGGGCTGTCGAGCGTTGCCGCGCTCACCGTGACGGTGGGGGGCGCCGCGGACGCTCCGGTGAACACGCTGCCGCCTTCGCACAGCCAGTACGACTACGAGGCGGCAGCCATCCCGGGTGTCTCGGTGGCCGATGTGGATGGCGACTTGGCCTCGGTCACGCTCACGGTCCGCAGCGGCAGCCTGAGCGTGGGCAGCGGCGCGGGCCAGGTCAGCGGCAACGGCAGTGCATCGCTCACCCTCACCGGCACGCAGGCGGAGATCAACGGCCTGCTGGCCACCTTGAGCTACCAGGCCAGCAACAGCTTCAGCGGCGAAGACCGGCTGACCCTGGTGTCGACGGACGCGTCCGGGCAGGCGGACAGCGATTCGATGTCCATCACCGTGTCACCCGATCCCCGCCCCTTGAGCGTGAGCAGCCCCACGGTGAACGAGGCGTCGCCCTACCTGGTGTTCACCGTCTCGGGCGCTGCCGGGCAGCGGGCCCTGCTGACCCTGGGCGCAAGCGGCACGGGCAGCGGCCATGCCACGCTGGGCACCGACACGGCGCCCGCGCTGGAGTTCCATGACGGCAGCGACTGGGTGGGCTACAACGGCGGCTATGTGGTGCTGCCAGGTTCCGGCGAGTTGTTGGTGCGCGTGGCGGTGCTGCAGGATGCCGCCGACGAAGGGGCCGAGACCCTGCAACTCTCTGCCCGCAACGCGGCCGGCGTCAGCGCCGCCGGCCTGGGCACGCTCACCGACCAGGGCAGCGGCGACGTGCTGTTGCCCGACGGCAGCAATGACTCCGCCGCCGTCCGCGACGACGACCGGCCCCTGACAGTGGGCGGGGCCACGGTGAATGAAGCATCGGGCCATGTGATCTTCAAGGTGTCGGGCGCCGCCGGCCAGTCGGTGGACCTCGGCCTGCGCAACGGGACCGCCGGCAATGCCGATCACGGCCAGGCGCTGGAGGTCTACGACCCGGCGGCGAATGGCGGCCAGGGCGCCTGGGTTGCCTACGGTGCAGGGCTGGTGCTGCCCGGCAGCGGCGAGTTGCTGGTGCGGACCACCATCACCGCCGACACGGCCTACGAAGGTGCGGAGACCTTCGGCCTGGTGGCCCGCACCACCGGTGGTGGCGAAGCGGTTGGCATCGCTGCGATCGTTGACGACGGCAGCGGCGACGTGTTCCTGCCCGGCAATATCACCGGCACGCCGAACACCGCCGTGGACCCGGGTTATCCGGAACTGGACGACGACCGGCCGCTGTCGGTGAGCAGTCCCACGGTCAACGAGGGGTCGCCGCATGCCGTGTTCACGGTGACCGGCAACGCCGGGCAGCGCATCGAGCTGACGCTGACGGCGGGCAGCGCCACCGGCGGGGGGATCGACTTCGGCAACGGTGGGCTGGAGGTGTCGGTGGACGGCGGCCTCAACTGGCTGCTGTACACGACCGCGGTCGCGGTGCCTGCCCAGGGGCAGATCCTGGTCCGCACCTCGATCACGAACGATGCGGTGGCCGACAACGGCGAAACCTTCACGCTCGCTGCACGGCCGGTCGGAGGCCTGGCGGCCAGTGGCACCGCGACGATCAAGGACGACGGCACCGGCGACGTCTACGGCCCGAATGGCACCGTGGACCCGTCGGCGGCCAAGGATGACGACCGGCCGGTGGCTGTCAGCAGTCCCACCGTCAACGAAGGTTCACCGTATGCCGTGTTCACCGTGTCCGGGGTGGCTGGCCAGAGCGTGAGCCTGGTGCTGGGCGCCGGCACGGCCGCGGGTGCAGGTGTGGATTTCGGGAGCTCGGCGCTGGAGGTCTCGCTCGATGGCGGCACCACCTGGACGGCGTACACCTCCGCTGTCACGCTGCCCAATGGTGGCGCCTTACTGGCACGTACCTCCATCACGAATGACGGTATCGCCGACAACAACGAGACCTTCACGCTCACGGCCACGCCGGCGGGCGGCACCGCCAGCGTCGGCACCGCCACCATCAAGGACGATGGTACCGGCGACATTTTTGGGCCCAATGGCACGGTCGATCTCTCGGCATCCAAGGATGACGACCGAGCGATCACGGTGAGCAGCCCCACGGTCAACGAAGGCTCGCCTCATGCCGTCTTCACCGTCACCGGCATCGCCGGCCAGAGCCTGAGCCTGGCGCTCGGCGCCGGCACGGCCGCGGGTGCAGGTGTGGATTTCGGCGGCTCGGCGCTGGAGGTTTCGCTCGATGGCGGTACCAGCTGGACGGCGTACACCGCCGCTGTCACGCTGCCCGCGGGCGGCGTGCTGCTGGCGCGCACCTCCATCACCAACGACAACATCGCCGACAACAACGAGACCTTCACGCTCACGGCCACGCCGGCGGGCGGCGTCGCCAGCGTCGGCACCGCCACCATCAAGGACGATGGCACTGGGGTCATCTATGGGCCGAATGGCACCGTCGATCCTTCAGCCTCCAAGGATGACGACCGGGCGCTGACCGTGAGCAGCCCCACCGTCAACGAAGGCTCGCCTCACGCCGTGTTCACCGTCACCGGCATCGCCGGCCAGAGCCTCAGCTTGTCCCTGGGTGCCGGCAGTGCCACCGGCACGGGCGTCGACTTCGGCGGCTCGGCGCTGGAGGTCTCGCTCGATGGCGGCACCACCTGGACGGCGTACACCGCCGCTGTCACGCTGCCCGCAGGCGGCGCGCTGCTGGCGCGCACTTCCATCACCAACGACAACATCGCCGACAACAACGAGACCTTCACGCTCACGGCCACGCCGGCAGGCGGCGCCGCCAGCGTCGGCACCGCCACCATCAAGGACGATGGCACCGGCGATGTCTACGGGCCCAATGGCACGGTCGATCCTTCGGCATCCAAGGATGACGACCGAGCGCTGACCGTGAGCAGTCCCACCGTCAACGAAGGCTCGCCTCACGCCGTGTTCACGGTCACCGGCATCGCCGGCCAGAGCTTCAGCCTGACCCTGGGTGCCAGCAGTGCCACCGGCACGGGCGTCGACTTCGGCGGCTCGGCGTTGGAGGTCTCGCTCGATGGCGGCACCACCTGGACGGCGTACACCGCCGCTGTCACGCTGCCCGCAGGCGGCGTGCTGCTGGCGCGCACCTCCATCACCAACGACAACATCGCCGACAACAACGAGACCTTCACGCTCACGGCCACGCCGGCGGGCGGCACCGCCAGCGTCGGCACCGCCACCATCAAGGACGATGGTACCGGCGACATTTTTGGGCCCAATGGCACGGTCGATCTCTCGGCATCCAAGGATGACGACCGAGCGATCACGGTGAGCAGCCCCACGGTCAACGAAGGCTCGCCTCATGCCGTCTTCACCGTCACCGGCATCGCCGGCCAGAGCCTGAGCCTGGCGCTCGGCGCCGGCACGGCCGCGGGTGCAGGTGTGGATTTCGGCGGCTCGGCGCTGGAGGTTTCGCTCGATGGCGGTACCAGCTGGACGGCGTACACCGCCGCTGTCACGCTGCCCGCGGGCGGCGTGCTGCTGGCGCGCACCTCCATCACCAACGACAACATCGCCGACAACAACGAGACCTTCACGCTCACGGCCACGCCGGCGGGCGGCGTCGCCAGCGTCGGCACCGCCACCATCAAGGACGATGGCACTGGGGTCATCTACGGGCCGAATGGCACCGTCGATCCTTCAGCCTCCAAGGATGACGACCGGGCGCTGACCGTGAGCAGCCCCACCGTCAACGAAGGCTCGCCTCACGCCGTGTTCACCGTCACCGGCATCGCCGGCCAGAGCCTCAGCTTGTCCCTGGGTGCCGGCAGTGCCACCGGCACGGGCGTCGACTTCGGCGGCTCGGCGCTGGAGGTCTCGCTCGATGGCGGCACCACCTGGACGGCGTACACCGCCGCTGTCACGCTGCCCGCAGGCGGCGCGCTGCTGGCGCGCACTTCCATCACCAACGACAACATCGCCGACAACAACGAGACCTTCACGCTCACGGCCACGCCGGCAGGCGGCGCCGCCAGCGTCGGCACCGCCACCATCAAGGACGATGGCACCGGGGATGTCTACGGGCCCAATGGCACCGTCGATCCTTCGGCATCCAAGGATGACGACCGAGCGCTGACCGTGAGCAGTCCCACCGTCAACGAAGGCTCGCCTCACGCCGTGTTCACGGTCACCGGCATCGCCGGCCAGAGCCTCAGCCTGACCCTGGGTGCCAGCAGTGCCACCGGCACGGGCGTCGACTTCGGCGGCTCGGCGTTGGAGGTCTCGCTCGATGGCGGCACCACCTGGACGGCGTACACCGCCGCTGTCACGCTGCCCGCAGGCGGCGTGCTGCTGGCGCGCACCTCCATCACCAACGACAACATCGCCGACAACAACGAGACCTTCACGCTCACGGCCACGCCGGCAGGCGGCGCCGCCAGCGTCGGCACCGCCACCATCAAGGACGATGGCACCGGCGACATTTATGGTCCCAACGGCACCGTCGATCCGTCGGCATCGAAGGACGATGATCGCGCGGTGGCGGTGAGCAGTCCCACCGTCAACGAAGGCTCGCCTCACGCCGTGTTCACCGTCACCGGCGTCGCCGGTCAGAGCGTGAGCCTGACCCTGGGCGCCGGCAGTGCCACCGGCACAGGCGTCGACTTCGGCGGCTCGGCGCTGGAGGTCTCGCTTGATGGCGGCACCACCTGGACGGCGTACACCTCCGCTGTCACGCTGCCCGCAGGCGGCGTGCTGCTGGCGCGTACCTCCATCACGAATGACGGTATCGCCGACAACAACGAGACCTTCACGCTCACGGCCACGCCGGCGGGCGGCGCCGCCAGCGTCGGCACCGCCACCATCAAGGACGATGGCACCGGCGATGTCTACGGGCCCAATGGCACCGTCGATCCTTCGGCATCCAAGGACGACGACCGAGCGATCACGGTGAGCAGCCCCACCGTCAACGAAAGCTCGCCTCACGCCGTGTTCACCGTCACTGGTATCGCCGGCCAGAGCCTGAGCCTGTCCCTGGGTGCCGGCAGTGCCACCGGCACGGGCGTCGACTTCGGTGGCTCGGCGTTGGAGGTCTCACTCGATGGCGGCACCACCTGGACGGCGTACACCGCCGCTGTCACGCTGCCCGCAGGCGGCGTGCTGATGGCGCGCACCTCCATCACGAATGACGGTATCGCCGACAACAACGAGACCTTCACGCTCACGGCCACGCCGGCGGGCGGCGCCGCCAGCGTCGGCACCGCCACCATCAAGGACGATGGCACCGGCGATGTCTACGGGCCCAATGGCACCGTCGATCCTTCGGCATCCAAGGACGACGACCGAGCGATCACGGTGAGCAGCCCCACCGTCAACGAAAGCTCGCCTCACGCCGTGTTCACCGTCACTGGTATCGCCGGCCAGAGCCTGAGCCTGTCACTGGGTGCCGGCAGTGCCACCGGCACGGGCGTCGACTTCGGCGGCTCGGCGCTGGAAGTCTCGCTCGATGGCGGCACCACCTGGACGGCGTACACCGCCGCTGTCACGCTGCCCGCAGGCGGCGTGCTGCTGGCGCGCACCTCCATCACCAACGACAGCATCGCCGACAACAACGAGACCTTCACGCTCACGGCCACGCCGGCAGGCGGCGCCGCCAGCGTCGGCACCGCCACCATCATGGACGATGGCACCGGCGATGTCTACGGGCCCAATGGCACCGTCGACCCCTCGGCACCCAAGGATGACGACCGGGCGCTGACCGTCAGCAGCCCCACCGTCAACGAAGGCTCGCCTCATGCCGTCTTCACCGTCACCGGCATCGCCGGCCAGAGCCTCAGCTTGTCCCTGGGTGCCGGCAGCGCCACCGGCACGGGGGTCGACTTCGGCGGCTCGGCGCTGGAAGTCTCGCTCGATGGCGGCACCACCTGGACGGCGTACACCGCCGCTGTCACGCTGCCCGCAGGCGGCGTGCTGCTGGCGCGCACCTCCATCACCAACGACAGCATCGCCGACAACAACGAGACCTTCACCCTGACCGCCACCCCGGCAGGCGGCGCAGCCAGTGCCGGCACCGCCACGCTCAAGGACGATGGCACCGGAACCATCTACCGGCCCGACGGCACGGTGGATGCGGCCGCCTTGCGCGACGACGACCGCCCGCTGGCCGTGACAAACCCGACCGTCAACGAAGCGTCACCCTACGTGCTCTTCACCATCACCGGCGCCGCGGACCAGCGGGTGCAGCTCGCCACGCTCGCGGGCAGTGCGGATGGCAACGACTACGGCGGCCTCGATCCGGCGCTGCCTCGGCTGGAGGTATACGTTGGCGATGCATGGGTGGCCTACCTGCCTGGCAGCTGGGTCACCCTGCAGGACAACGGCCGGCTGCTGGTGCGCACCGCCGTCACCAACGACAGCCTCGACGAAGGCGCCCACAGCTTCGCGCTCAGTGCCCAGGCCACCGGTGGCGCAGTGGCATCGGGGGCCGCGACCATCGACGACCACGGCAGCGGCGACGTCTACCTGGCACAGAACACCAGCGGCGAGGCCAACCTCCCTGGCGACGCTGGCTTCCCGGCGTTGGATGACGACCGCCCTTCCCCGGCCCCGGTACCCGTACCAGCCCCCCTGCCTGTGCCGGAAACCGCGCCGGTGCCAGCCGCAGGGCCGCTCCCCGCGGCGCCGGTCGAGGTGGCGCTGCCAGCCGCCTTCGCGCCGCCTCAGGCCTTCGAGCTGCCACAGGCGCTGCTGCCATCGGCGCTGCCGAGCAACCTGCTCTCGGTCGATGCCGCATATGCCGCCACCGTGGCGGCACGCACCTTCGATGCAGACCACAGCGATGTCGGCGACATCTACACCCGGTCAAGCGGCTTCAGGGCCATGGTGACGCCTGCCGCCCAGCCCAGCCTGCAGGTGTTCCGCGGCGTCGAGGACCAACTGGTGCCCGCGGCGCCCGTGCTGCGCCTGCAGGTGCCGGCCGATGCCTTCGTGCACACCGACGCGAACGAGTCGCTGCAACTGGTCGCCACCCTGGCTGACGGGCGCCCCCTGCCCCGCTGGCTGCGCTTCGACGGCAAGGCCGGCGTGTTCATCGGCGAGCCACCGGCCGGCGAGGAGCTCGATCTGCGGCTCAAGGTGACGGCCCGGGACACCCAGGGCCGCGAGGCCACCGTCCTGTTCCGGGTGAAGTCCGCCGAGCGCGGAGGCTCGCTCGGCCGGCCCGCCCTCACCTCGCAGCTGCTGCGCGGAGAGGCCCTGGCCCAAACCGGCCAGGGACGCGAATGGCACTCGGTGCGGCAGCCGCTGCGCCTGCGCGGGTAA